Within Corynebacterium timonense, the genomic segment CCATCGTCATGGGCTGGACGTTGATCTTCAACGCGCAGCTCAACCTCGCGCTCACCGCGGCGTTGTCGGCGCTGTTCGCGGTGCTCATCATCGCGGGCGCGGCGATCTGGCGCGGCGCCAGCGCGGAATCGATGATCCTGCTCGGCATCGCGCTGTCGTTTTTCTTCCAGGCGCTGCTCTCGCTGCTGCAGTACGTGGCCAGCAACGAGGCGCTCCAGCAGATCGTGTTCTGGACGATGGGCTCCATGCAGCGCGCGTCGTGGTCCGCAAACATCGTGCTCGCCGTCGTATTCGCCGCCGCGGTCCCCTTCTGCGTGGCCAACTCGTGGCGCCTCACCGCGCTGAGGCTTGGCGACGACCGCGCCGCCGCCCTCGGCATCGACGTCCAGCGCCTCCGCGTGAGCACCCTGCTGGTCGCGTCGCTCCTGGCGGCCGCTTCGGTGGCGTTCACCGGCGTGATCGGCTTCATTGGGCTCGTTGGACCGCACATCGCGCGCATGATCGTCGGCGAGGACCAGAAGTTCTTCCTCCCCGGCGCGGCCGCGGCGGGCGCGATGCTGCTGGGTCTGGCCTACGCGGTCTCCTTGTCGATCATCCCGGGCGTGGCCATCCCGCTGGGCATCATCACCTCGCTGGTGGGCGTCCCGTTCTTTGTGTTCCTCATCTTCACTCGTACGCGCGGAAGGAGGGGGTAGCCCATGGCGATCAGCACGACAGACCTCGTTGTCCGTTACGGGCGCACCAAAATCATCGACGGCATGACGTTCGGCCCGCTGCGCAGCGGTGCCATCACCGGCCTCATCGGCCCGAACGGCGCCGGCAAGTCGACGCTGGTGAAGACACTCGCCGGCATTAACAAACCCTCTGGCGGCAGCACCGACATCGTCGTTGACGGCCGCACCCTCACCGGCACAGAGCGCGTGCGCAACGTCGGCTACGTGCCGCAAGACATGCTTTCGCGGGCGACACTCACGGCCTTCGAGTCCATCATGGTCTCCGCCCGCCGCCGCGGCGAAGGCACCAGCGCCGCGCTGGAAAAGTCCGCGGCGGTCATGCACCGCCTCGGCATTACGCGCCTGTCGGACCGGATGATCTCCGACATGTCCGGCGGCCAGCGCCAGCTCGTCGCCGTCGCCCAGATGCTCGTGCGCGAGCCGCGCATCATGCTTCTCGACGAACCCACCTCCGCCCTCGACCTGCGCCACCAAGTGGAGCTTTTGCAGATCATCCAGGACGAGGTCCGCGGCAGTAACCGGCAGGCTTTGGTGGCCCTGCACGATCTCAACCTCGCCGCGCGTTTCTGCGACGAGCTGCTCGTGGTCAAGGACGGCCAGGCGATCGCGCAGGGAAGCCCCGCCGACGTGCTCACCCCTGAGCTACTCGAGCGGGTCTACGGGATCAGCGCCCGCATCATCAACGACGCCGGTGTGCCCATCGTTTGCCCGGTGCTGCGCTTGCCGCGACGCGACAACCCCACGGACGTGCATCCGGAGATCCCCGTCGACTCCGGGGCCAGCCTGCCTTAAGCGCCGGGGGCGTCGTCGGCCTGGCTCGTTGGCTCTGCGAGCTTGTCGAGCGCGGCGAGGTGGCCCTCGAGGGCCCTCTCGCCAGCGCGGGTCAGCGTCACCCACACGGAGTCCTTCGCCCGGCTGGAACCGTACTCGCGGAAGCGAGAAATGTATCCGTGCTGTTCTAGCGCCGTGAGCTGTTTTGACAGTGTGGCATCAGACAGGTCGGTGACCTCGCGCAGGCGCGAGAACTTCATCTCGCGGCGAGTGGTCCCCTCGGTCGCGCCCCCGGCGCGCAAGGCCGCGCATATTTTCAGGCGGTTGAGCGGGTGAATGACGGGATCGATCAATGGAACCTCCGCCACGTGAGGCCGTAGAACAACGTCATCGCCGCGGCTGTCAGCACACCGACAACGACACCGGCTGTCGCATTGCCGTCAGGAAAGTAATGCATGAAAACCTGCATGCCGACGTACACGACGGTGTACACCGCGAGGAAAGCGAGCGCTGATTTCCAGCTCCATCGTCCTTCATCTGCGTGGGGATCTTGCTTCATTGACGCTCGGACAGGCTGCCTGCTCCCCTGCTCCACGTAGATGACCAGCCCCAATGCGAGGAGGAAAGCGGCCAGGCCCAAGAAACTGCCGGCGAGCGCTGCGCCGGCGCCGAGGCCCATGAAGATTCCCACCAGTGAGATCAGCCCCCATGGCACCGGAATGTCGCGGGCGCGTGTCTCCACGTCCCGCACGGCTGCGAGGGATTCGGTCGCCTCGCGCAG encodes:
- a CDS encoding FecCD family ABC transporter permease is translated as MTTRVVPDSDVAEDSPERAIDSYRRRSRRKAIAIAVLVAAAIASFLVAVVVGPIELSLSEVFRAVFSPESVDEQTETVVRTLRLPAAVMAVLVGASLGLSGAQMQTILDNPLAEPFTLGISAAAALGAAVSIVMGWTLIFNAQLNLALTAALSALFAVLIIAGAAIWRGASAESMILLGIALSFFFQALLSLLQYVASNEALQQIVFWTMGSMQRASWSANIVLAVVFAAAVPFCVANSWRLTALRLGDDRAAALGIDVQRLRVSTLLVASLLAAASVAFTGVIGFIGLVGPHIARMIVGEDQKFFLPGAAAAGAMLLGLAYAVSLSIIPGVAIPLGIITSLVGVPFFVFLIFTRTRGRRG
- a CDS encoding transcriptional regulator, with product MIDPVIHPLNRLKICAALRAGGATEGTTRREMKFSRLREVTDLSDATLSKQLTALEQHGYISRFREYGSSRAKDSVWVTLTRAGERALEGHLAALDKLAEPTSQADDAPGA
- a CDS encoding ABC transporter ATP-binding protein, whose amino-acid sequence is MAISTTDLVVRYGRTKIIDGMTFGPLRSGAITGLIGPNGAGKSTLVKTLAGINKPSGGSTDIVVDGRTLTGTERVRNVGYVPQDMLSRATLTAFESIMVSARRRGEGTSAALEKSAAVMHRLGITRLSDRMISDMSGGQRQLVAVAQMLVREPRIMLLDEPTSALDLRHQVELLQIIQDEVRGSNRQALVALHDLNLAARFCDELLVVKDGQAIAQGSPADVLTPELLERVYGISARIINDAGVPIVCPVLRLPRRDNPTDVHPEIPVDSGASLP